The genomic region ATGGAGCCCAGGTTAAGAACTAGATTAGACTAAAGGTTGCCCCTGAACATCAACAGTGTTTATTTCTAAGTGGTGAAAATATAGgttgtttaaatttttcttcttttctgcatttttcaaaTGTTCCACAATAACCAAAACAACTTTTATAATCATAAAGTATATCACATcatattttccaaaatgagagGGCTGTATTGCTTGGTAAGATTCAGGATATACAAATTGGAAAAACAAAGCAATATTTGAaaattctttaggaaaaaaaagagaaacaaaatctcaGATGAAGATGGAAAAACTTGGTCTCACTTTCATCAGAGAGACTTAAAGCTGGTGAGACTGTTATGCAATTTATCTTTATACACAAAAAGATGGATTCTTTAATCATGGTGCTGCCTTGGGTCTGAAGCACCATAACTCTTTAACAAGCCACACTGCCATTCATTAGGGCCACATCCTAAGAAGAAAAAGGACCCAGAGGCTGCAATTACTcatgaatttattaattttattttccataccTTCTGCGCCTTTCACTTTTGCTTACCTCCCAGCTTGGATTTGTCTGCCTACTCAATGTTCCGTTCAGTGGTTTGGGAGAGAGAACTCCCAGGCAGTGAAATCCAAACTCCTTGCCAGGCCCTGCAAGACTCTCCTGGATCTGACCCTTACCTGCCTCACCTAGTTCCAACTATATTCTCCAAGCGTTGGCTTCTCTGACCTTTTAATTCCTCCAATAAACCAACCCTGTCTCAGCCTCAGGGGCTTTGCTTTTCCAGGTCTTCCTTCCCCGCAAATCCCCCCTCCAGTGCTCCCGCAGAACAGTCTGGCTTCTCATCCTCATAGCTCCAGTGTCTTTCCTTGGAGAGGCTTTCCTGACTGCTCTCTTGACAGTCCCCAAGCCATCCCTACCGGCCATATTATTGCCAACAGCAATCTCTGAAATAATTTCCATACTGCTTCTCTTACCAGGAAGAAAGCTACTTAAAGGCAGGGACCTTGTCAGTATTGTTCACCGCTGTACTCTCAGCACCTAAAATtacctgaatgaatgaatgagaatgaaCTAATACCTGTGGATTGTCTTCTTGGTGTGTACCCTGGCTTAGAAATAGAAATCAGTTTATCAAGAAAAAAGGacgtttgccctggccgggtagctccgTTGAGAGTATCATGCctagcacagaggttgccggttggataccccgtcagggcacatagaggaacggatcgatgttcctgtctctctctcgctaaaatcaatacatttaaaaattaaaaataaaagaaaacggACGTTAATAGCGTTTTTAAGCTGACCGCTGGGTTGCCGGCCCCCTAAGACGCTTTGGAGTACACCGCCCTAGACTTCACAGATCCCGCAAGACAGTTCAAGGACTCTCGGCGCGGAACTGAGGCTGCGCGGAGCGTGGAGGGGCGTGGCCAACTCCGCTCTCCGGAAGTGGGCCCAGAGCCTGGGAGAGGACGCGGTCCGGCAGCTGTGGCAGGCGGCCGGCCGCAGGGGGGTGCCTTCCAGCCATGGAGGAAGAGATGAGCTTCTCGGACATTTACGGCGGCCGCCTGGCCTTGCAGCGCCGCTGCTACTCCCCGTCCTGCCGGGAGTTCTGCCTCAGCTGCCCTCGGCTCTCCTTGCGCTCGCTGACCGCTGTCACCTGCACCGTGTGGCTGGTGGCCTACGGACTCTTCGCCCTCTGCGAGGTAATCGGAGGTCCGCCCCTTCCCGCGCTCGGTGTTCCGGGACTCGATTGTGGAACCGTCTCTGAGGTCTTCGGGTTGAGCCCGGACATTTCTCCCGACCCTCCTACAGCCGGAGGGCAGAAAGTCGCTGGCCCTGGGGACTCTGTTCGGCTGCTGGACAGCGCTTTAAATTACGTTTAGTGAAAGTTGTGCTTACGTGCTTTACCCCTCTCCTGGGTCTCTGCTGTCCTCTGTGGTCCACCCAGCATACAGCTAGTCCTTTCAAGACAACCTAAAACTTTAACTTCCATGTGCTTGATGTAGTCCATGCTCATCGTAATTCAGTTCCAGGGGTTCGGACAACTAGTGAGTGGATGGTCCTCACCCATCACTTCCACTCCCCAGAGGAATCACTGCTATATAGTTTTCCAGAAACTGTCTGTCTCCcctgtaagtgtgtgtgtgttcatgtgtgtacAAATTACAATTTATATACAAGTTATTTAAGAGCTTAATATTGGTAGTTCTTTCTAATAACTTTTTCAAGCAATCCGATTCCCCTCCTCCTAGCCGCTTCCCCAACTTCAAGTATTTTCTAAAGAATTATGAAATTTCCAAGGTGGATGGTTTCTATGCTCAATTCAGACTCAATCTTATTCTCTTAGTGTCAGTTTCCACCTCTCTAACATGGAATTAATAGCTGCCATGCCAGCTTCACAATATTGTGAGGGTCACATGCAGTAGTTTTGTGACAGCCCTCAAATAAAAGGAATCATCCTACTTGCCCTTTTCCGTTTTATATGTAGTGCCCTGAATTGAATATATTATTCCAGGAGTGACCTGAGCAGAGCTAAGTAGAACTGGGctatttatttctgtaatttaaatATTGCTTCCATTACTGCATCCTTTTCTGCATTCATTATCTCTTTTGCCATCAGAGAATGATATATGCATTATTAAAACTGCCTTAATTTGTACCAAATTGTATTTAAAAGTTTGTTCATAGGTAAGTTAAAATGGTTTAGTTGTCAGGACAGTCCTTTTCCTCCCCCCTgaaaatgatttaatttataatatagtttaatgCTAGCCTGAGTTCTGGCCATGTGGTTCTGTAAGGAGGAGGGCACATAAACTTATTAAATGCCTACTGCTTTTAATGTGCCAGCTACTTTACTGAATGTCTCATTGCAACCTTAGGAGAAAAACAAAGCCCAGAGAGAGTAATCACACCCAAAATCACAAAGCCAGTAAGTGGCATACTTGTtcttcaaacccaggactttctaACTCTGAAACCCTTTCTTTTCCACTAAACGGTGATGTCTCCTTCTTAGGGAGGACTTGCTTAGGCAAAATTTTTATGCCAGCTCCCTTTTGTACTTATCTCTCTCATCATGATATCACTTAGCCTCTTCAAATGCCCAGGACTCTGTAACCTCATCTTCCTTTAAACTCCCCTGCAACACTTCTTAAGGGCTCTGTGTACCAAAATTTATCTTTCCTCCTATTCAAAACTGTTCATCAGAGTAATGAATCTCAGCTATGGTTGACAAGAAATCTGAcaaaggaatttcttttttttttttttttaattttttaatttttttattttttacagagacagagagtgagtcagagagagggatagacagggacagacagacaggaacagagagagatgagaagcatcaatcattagtttttcattgcgcattgcaacaccttatttgttcattgattgctttctcatatgtgccttgactgcgggccttcagcagactgagcaaccccttgctggagccagcgaccttgggttcaagctggtgggcttttgttcaaaccagatgagcccacactcaagctggcgaccttggggtcttgaacctgggtcctctgcatcccagtccgaccctctatccactgcatcactgcctggtcaggcacaaaggaATTTCTTAAAACATGGCTTAACGTCAACCTAAATGAATATTGAATTGTTAGAAAAATGAAGTACAAATAtcgatcgacttacgacctatgcaacgtacgaccatttgactttacgaccacaatcgctagccacgactgctccttgactggcagcacaagcgttacCCAGCTGGGCacacaacagtgcggaccagcttccggcagcactaccatctccgcatgcaccatttcaactgttatcccagacttggtacagcaatttgtgttttgtgtcttggatatttttcatcaaacccctcccaagatgtctaccaagaggaaattgtctttgcagaTATTAAAcaagttgtactggtaatgcagtgttttacttaaacctgatgaatgtaaaaataagaaacaaaatggtgtagagatgatataaatggcataaaatgaacaaagaaaattatgatatataacaataatgaaagaaaattatgataaagtatgacttaaagatttttataacatcatttctcagtactgtacatatagcctactcaacttatgaccaaatcgtgttacgacctgTCTGTCGAAACCAATCGTGGAAGTAAGTTGAGCACTAGGTGCATTACATATTTAGGTAGTAATCTTTGGGGCAGAAATTACCTTCCTGAAAAACTGATATGGATCAAATTCTCTAAGCAtttacttctcttctttccttcttcccagtTTTTGAATTCCCAGTTCTATTAAAATTCCAGGCTTTTATCTTGTTTATTCCAATCTAGAATGTTGTTCTTTCCCCTTACTTTTCTCAACTAAGTAGATGTCTCAATAAACACGACCTCTGCATCAATTAAATCTTACTTCCTTGGAAGTCTTCATGGGACATTCCTTTGTGCTTTAATCTTCATACACACACCCCTTCTTAGGAGTTATAGTCAGTATTTTAGCATTCTCcagaaatatattatatataaattaatcttGCCTCTAATAAACCTGTTAAGGCCAAGGCTGAATTTTACTTCTCTCCAATCTTCTATAACTCTTTTTCAGTGcgaactagcctgacctgtggtggtgcagtggataaagcatcaacctggaaacgctgaggttgccggttcaaaaccctgggcttgcctggtcaaggcacatataggagttgatgcttcctgctcctctccccttctctctccctccctctctctctctctctctctctcccctctctataatgaataaataaatctttaaaaaaataaataaaaatcagtgtGAACTATATACAAGATACTATACTAGATGCTAGGCATTTAATTGACTCCAAGCAGATATTTCTGAAACATCAGACATGCAGCACATAGATTTCTCCATCCTCCATTTGTTAATCAACAAAtagtaccccaataaattcaataaaataaaaaaccaaaaaccaaataGTTGTCTAGCACagaagtcagcaaactttttctttaaaatgccaAATAGCCTGAccgatggtggtgcagtggatagagtgatagagtgttgactcagaatgctgaagtccctggtttgaaaccttgagatcACTGGGCTTGTTAGCTGAGTGCAGGCTTTCAAgcctgagtgcggggtcactggctagagcgcaggatcatcaatatgatcccaaggtcactggctagagcaaggggtcactggcttggctggagccccctggtaaaggcacatatgagaagcaatcaataaacaactaaagtgaagcaactatgagttgatgcttctcatctctctcctttctttgtctCACCCTTCCtggtctctcttaaaaaaaaaaaaaggataattattTTAGGCTTTATAGGTTTCTGTCtcatattcttctttctcttttttaaccactctttaaaaaatgtaaaagtcattttttttttgtcattttttttttgtacttttctgaagttggaaacaggaggcagtcagacagactcccgcatgtgcccgactgggatccacccagcatgcccaccagggggtgatgctctgcccatctggggcgttgctctgttgcaaccagagccattctagcgcctgaggcagaggccacagagccatcctcagcgcccgggccaactttgctccaatggagccttggctgcgggaggggaagagagagacagagaagaaggagagggggaggggtggagaagcagatgggcgcctctcctgtgtgccctggctgggaatcgaacctgagattcctgcacgccaggccgacgctctaccactgagccaaccggccagggctggagtaAAAGTCATTTTTGGCTCAAGGTGGACCAGACAAAAATAGATCATGGGCCCAAATAGTTTGCAGACCTCTGATCTAACATTTAGTATCTGTGAGGTAGAAAGAAGTAGAAAGATACTTTCAAAGAAAACAGAGCTGGTCAGTAAAGTGGTAAAAACAGATTTGCTTCACAAACTAGGAGAAAGAGACCTTAGTATAGAACTGGGCTCTGAGTACAGCATAGACAAGTGAAAATTTATATCCTAGGAGCAGGATGGGGATTGGGGGATGGGAAATTACTAAAAGGAAACATCAGGGGTAAAGGGTGATTCTGGCTCAACTGACTTGAAAGGATTCTTGCTGAAGACAGGCCAGGGTTATCAGATACTAAGGGTGGGGGTTCTCTCTGAACTGACCTAGGGAGATTCTAGCTACAGCTGGGCAATGGAGGCCCAACAAGGATGGATGCCAAGGCCAGGGGCTTAGAAGAGCTAGACTAGAGTTAGGTCAAGGAGGGCATCTTGTCAGTAACAAATAATAATGAGAGACTTCCTGCCTTCAAGGAATGATAGTCATAAATTACTGAATCTCTTGATTCTAGGTCatcaatgatttttttctgtgCCATCCTTCTATATAATAGctttatggaaaaaagaaaacaatgccaCATGAAAGAAACACATTTCAACTTCAGAAATGATAAAAGGTTGTAAATGTGTCTTAAAATCAAAGGAATAAATACCATTTTGAGCCCTTAACATATCAGTCACAGCCCAAAATGACTAAAAGAGCCCTAAATGATAATGTCTCTATTATTTGGCAGAACAGGAAGTCAGTAGGTAGGAGAGCTCTAGAGGGCATAGAAGGCTCAGGAGGTTGTTTTCTTCATCTTGATATACTCTGCTTGTCCTCAGCCTAGCCTTCCACATGGTCCGACAGAGTCCACAGTACTTCCAGACATCAGAACCTCAGGCTGTAGGGAACTTATCTTCCTTAGATCTCTTTTTAAGATGGACTTAGgcctggccagatggttcagtggatagagcgtcatcctggcatGCCAATGTCGtaagttccatccccagtcagggcacgtacaagaagcaaccaatgagtgcacaactaaatggaacaactaagtggaacaatgagttgatgcttctctctcttctctctttctctccacccaTCTCTCTACCCTCCTTCTTTCTCAGATCAgtggaaaacttaaaaaagaaaagtggactTAGTTTTACAGAAGCCCCTCCAGCAGACCTCCCCTCACATCTCATTGGTCTGAGTTGTATCATGTGTCCATTTCTAAACCAAGTTAGGAAGGAGTGgttgacctgaccaggtggtggcatggtggcacagtggatgctgagggacctaggttcaaaaccctgaggtctccggcttgagtgtgggctcactgggcttgagcctggggtcactggcttgagcgtgagatcacagacatgaccccaaggtctctggcttgagcaagggatcactggctcagctgaagccccctacccccatcaaggcacatatgagaaagtaatcgatgaacaactaaggtgctgcaacaaggagttgatgcttttcatctctctcccttcctgtctgtctgtgctcccctctctctcttgctctctctctccaaaaaaaaaaaaaaaaaaagggaaggaatggTTGTTGAGTAGTATCTATTAACACTGTGCTAAGCGTTTATTTGTTcagtctatgattttttttaaagattttttttatttattcattatagagaagagagaaagagagagagagagagagagagagagagagagagaaggggggaggagcgggaagcatcaactcccatatgtgccttgaccaggcaagcccagggtttttgaaccggcgacctcagcgtttccaggttgacgctttatccactgctccaccacaggtcaggcctattcagTCTGATTTTGCACTATGTATTGTTCTGAGGGAGTGTGAGAGGAAAAGGTCTGAGTCCTTAAGTTGCAATTTGGAAGGAAAATTTCTGAGTGGTGTGATGGTGGGTATTTCGCTGATGGAGGTTCTCCTCCACAGGCCTATCCATTTATTGTCTGGATTTATTTCAGCATATGCTTTCACAGCTCTACAGAACACAAAGGTGATTCCTCTTCCTTCATGCCTGTTCCCCTCATGTGCTCAACTCACTTTAGAACACAGGCTTTTTTACTGCATTGCCTAGAGTGGACTTATTAAACAGCAGATGTATGCAGAGGACCACTGGGTAATCTTACTGCCTGTGTCTGGCTCTCTCTTCAGAACAGCATGATcctctctgctgccatcttcatcACCCTCTTTGGCCTGCTTGCTTACCTCCATTTTGTGAAGATTGATCAAGAGACCCTGTTAATCATTGATTCCCTTGGTATCCAGATGACTTCATCCTATGCCTCTGGCAAAGAAAGCACCACCTTCATTGAGATGGGTGATGTGAAGGATATTATCATTAATGAGGCTATTTACATGGTAAGTATGTAAGTGGTATTACACGCCTCTCTTGGGAGAAGGGAGCCCTTGGGGTAGGCCTGGATTTGAACTATTTTAATACCTAAAGTATTAGATGTCAAAAAATTAAAGCTGGAGACTTTCTGCCAGTACTATTTGAAGTGTttccttttggcctgacctgtggtggtgcagtggataaagcgttgacctggaaatgctgaggtcgctggttcgaaaccctgggcttgcctggtcaaggcacatatgggagttgatgcttccagctccatcccccccttctctctctctgtctctccctctcctctctaaaaaaatgaataaataaattaattaattaaaaaaatgaagtgtttCCTTTCGGGCTGGCATGtctaaaaactgtaaaaataaaacattaaaaaaagatatatctattaaaaaagttttttttatttattgcttttagagagagagggaaggagagagagaaagaaacatccacttgttccacttattcattggttgattcttgtatgtgccctgacccaggatcgaacccataatcttggtgtattggcaccacactctaaccaacttGGCTACTTGTCCAgagcatccttttattttcaaagagacacaacatttcaattttcttttctagcTCAGCTTCAGAATCTTCTCTAGTTATTattgctgctattttttttttccatttaaagcaTGAGAATTAACTTCTCCCTCACTTCAAAAGCTGTCAAGCGTTCTACTTAGAGATAaccatttacaaaaatgttttaGCCTTTcctttaagggaaaaaataagtTTCACTTAGCTATTTGCTGTTTGGCTTATTTTCTTATAGCAGAAGGTGATTTACTACCTGTGCATTTTATTGAACGATCCGTTGGAACCACATCGAATATCCCAAGTAGTACCTGTCTTCCAGGTGAGCACAGAACACTGCTTTGCTTAACTTTCTTCTCCAAAGACATcctctgcctttcctccctcTTATGTATCCACTGCTACTTATGTTTAGTAGCAACTTTCATTGTCAGAATCATTTAAGGATACCTGAcagctatttttagtgaaaattagaattttagTTATTTCAGAAGCTCCTTTCTGAGGCAAATATAGGCTTTCAGAAATACTACAAATTTTAGCGAAAAAAGAAGTGCATAGCAAGTTCAGCCTATAAATCATCATTCATCTACTTTGGCTCAGTCAGTCTACCAatatgattttacagagacattgCTGACCTATACATATATTGTACactgttttgtattttgctttttaaatctaACATGCATATTTTCATGCATCTACAAAGGCcattatacttattattttatgtaattatatcaTGTCAAGTATCAGTTTATTTAGCCACTCTATTGctagcttttttaaattttttattttttttacagagacagagagtcagagagagggatagacagggacagacaggaacggagagatgagaagcatcaatcattagttttttgttgcgcattgtgacaccttaattgttcattgattgctttctcatacgtgccttgaccacgggccttcagcagaccaaataaccccttgctggagccagcgaccttgggtccaagctggtgagctttgctcaaaccagatgagctcgcgttcaagctggcgaccttgggatctcgaatctgggtcttccgcatcccagactgatgctctatccactgcgccaccgcctggtcaggctctattgctagcttttgaaattacatttggatttttcttttgttcttataAAAAAACCCACTTATACAAACATAATGATACTAAATTACCTTATAGGTATATAATTTATGTATGTAGTTAACTGCCTCACTGCCCTGTTTCACaaaggatttttttgttgttgtttttgtttttgtatttttccgaagctggaaagggggaggcagtcagacagactccctcatgtgcccgaccgggatccacctggcatgcccaccagggggcgatgctctgcccatccggggcctcactctgttgcgaccagagcccactctagcgcctgaggcagaggccatggagccatccccagcgcccgggccatctttgctccaatggagccttggcttcgagaggggaagagagagacagagaggaaggagaaggggagggatggagaagcagatgggcgcttctcctgtgtgccctggctgggaatcgaacccaggacttccgcacgccaggccaacgctctattactgagccaaccggccagggctcacaaagTATTTAAAGCAGCTAAGCATTatacatcaaaattattttagtaaagCTTATGAACAGTTTTATAGATTTTTACAGTGTTAGAAATTTGGTTCCAGAGATTGGACAACTTTATCATACTTTGGGAATTTGTGCTTGTTTTCTACAGTCTTGGCTAACAGTGGGTTTAGCTATTTTTTAGTTTAGTATGTAGATAATTTAAAGTTTTCCAATTTGTATATCTTTAAAGAACAGACTTTCATATTTCCTTACACTTAACCtgtatttccttttgttttaaacTATCCATATCTCCTCTCTTAGTCAAGTAGAATCTAGATATTGATCATGTGTTTGTAACAACTTACATATTTTGGTATCaaacttttattaaatatgcttTCCACATGTTTTTCCCATtctgtgactttattttttaattgattttagtgagggaggcagggagagagagacagagagacaggaacatcaagctgttcctgtatgtgccctgaccggggatcaaactggcaacctctgtgctttggcacgatgttcttaaccaactgagctatctggccggggcctctgtgacattttttaaaatttgggttttaTTACATTTCATTATACAAACTACTTTTCCATATTTACATATTAAacgtcccttcctgtctctgaggACTGTTTCACAGTTGTGACACTTCCCAGGAGGGTCTATCCTTGTTACTCCTCTTGTTTGCTCTTCATGGAGATTTCATGGAGATCATGAAATTTATACAGATTAAAAACTATCTTTCAAGATCCTGCTTCACACAATTCATAGACTGGGCATGGGCCTAGTTAGGGACTCTGCCGGCAAGGTGCTATGAAGTCGAACTTCGCCTCTGAGCTCACACCTGTGCCATACAGACCCCTTGACCTGGTGGCAGATTGAGGGTGCACGTGGATGCAGCACTGCTAAGCACTCTGACGTTCATCTCGGCTGTGCATCTCTCCCCTTTGGAATTCAGAATGCCAAGCCCCGGCTGGACTGCTTGATCGAAGTGTACAGGAGCTGCCAGGAGATCCTGGCCCGTCAGAAAGCCACATCCAGAACCCCATGAGGCCCAGCATTCAGAGGCCAGCGTTGTCTTCTGTGGGAAATGACTCCTAAGCCCTAGGAGCTGGGGTACCCCTGCCATCGTGTGGACCGGTCCTAGGAACCAGGATGGATGCAGTGGAGCTCAGAGCCATAGAGCAGATGACTGGAAACCCAACTCACCGTGTGGTGTTGAGCAGAGTATTTGTGCATTTCAGTGCTCCCCTTGTGAGATATTGCCTACTCTACCAACCAGGGGAGAGCTCAAAGGATACATCAAAGGTAATGTCGACAAAGAGCACTTGTGAGATACCTAAGCACATTCAAGTTTACTTTTTGTTGAAATTTGTAGAGCAAGACAATGGGAAATTGATACCAGCTTTCTTGAGAAAGACAATTTCTAACTGTATAGTACCCctgtttaaagttaagaaaaaaagtcaagcCCTTCAAGTACTGGGTTAGCAGGAAGAAATGTCCTACAAGACTAGTAAGACTAGTCTCTGCCTACCTACCTCCTGTGTCTGTACAGGATGAATTTATGATGACTCTCTTGATGAAAAGGGATCTTTTCCTAAACATACACAGTAATTGCCTGGTTCACAGACAGCTGCTTTTTACTGACAAATTATTTAGTGACTTTCAGGCATGGGGTGTCAAGCACATTACTACTCTTCTGTTACTCAGCATTGTGTATGGTTTCAAAGCCTCTTTTGCCAAGAAGGATGAGACAAAAGGCCAGAGAGAAATGGACTGGTTCCAGGAATGTTCGAGAAGGACAAACATGCAAACTATAGAAGCCTTTGTTCATAAGGCAGTTTCTTCTGTATGAAATCCATCAACTAAGGGAGGATTCCTGAATGGTCAGGAAGGAAACAGGTGGGGGAAATAGCTTGACTCCCAAATTCAGTATAAATATAGCtccattctttcttattttttccttaggattctaattttttttttttttttttggtatttttccgaagctggaaacggggaagcagtcagacagacccccgcatgcgcccgatcgggatccacccggcacgcccaccaaggggtgatgctctgcccaccagggggtgatgctctgcccatctggggcattgctctgctgcaaccagagccattctagcgcctgaggcagaggccatggagccatcctcagcgcccgggcaaactttgctccagtggagccttggctgtgggaggggaagagagagacagagaggaaggagagggggaggggtggagaagcagatgggcacctctcctgtgtgccctggccgggaatcgaacccaggactcctgcatgccaggccgacgctc from Saccopteryx leptura isolate mSacLep1 chromosome 6, mSacLep1_pri_phased_curated, whole genome shotgun sequence harbors:
- the PIGH gene encoding phosphatidylinositol N-acetylglucosaminyltransferase subunit H isoform X2, encoding MEEEMSFSDIYGGRLALQRRCYSPSCREFCLSCPRLSLRSLTAVTCTVWLVAYGLFALCENSMILSAAIFITLFGLLAYLHFVKIDQETLLIIDSLGIQMTSSYASGKESTTFIEMGDVKDIIINEAIYMKVIYYLCILLNDPLEPHRISQVVPVFQLERGRQSDRLPHVPDRDPPGMPTRGRCSAHPGPHSVATRAHSSA
- the PIGH gene encoding phosphatidylinositol N-acetylglucosaminyltransferase subunit H isoform X4; the protein is MEEEMSFSDIYGGRLALQRRCYSPSCREFCLSCPRLSLRSLTAVTCTVWLVAYGLFALCENSMILSAAIFITLFGLLAYLHFVKIDQETLLIIDSLGIQMTSSYASGKESTTFIEMGDVKDIIINEAIYMKVIYYLCILLNDPLEPHRISQVVPVFQNAKPRLDCLIEVYRSCQEILARQKATSRTP
- the PIGH gene encoding phosphatidylinositol N-acetylglucosaminyltransferase subunit H isoform X7 gives rise to the protein MEEEMSFSDIYGGRLALQRRCYSPSCREFCLSCPRLSLRSLTAVTCTVWLVAYGLFALCENSMILSAAIFITLFGLLAYLHFVKIDQETLLIIDSLGIQMTSSYASGKESTTFIEMGDVKDIIINEAIYMQKVIYYLCILLNDPLEPHRISQVVPVFQ
- the PIGH gene encoding phosphatidylinositol N-acetylglucosaminyltransferase subunit H isoform X6 translates to MEEEMSFSDIYGGRLALQRRCYSPSCREFCLSCPRLSLRSLTAVTCTVWLVAYGLFALCENSMILSAAIFITLFGLLAYLHFVKIDQETLLIIDSLGIQMTSSYASGKESTTFIEMGDVKDIIINEAIYMQKVIYYLCILLNDPLEPHRISQVVPVFQQVA
- the PIGH gene encoding phosphatidylinositol N-acetylglucosaminyltransferase subunit H isoform X5 — its product is MEEEMSFSDIYGGRLALQRRCYSPSCREFCLSCPRLSLRSLTAVTCTVWLVAYGLFALCENSMILSAAIFITLFGLLAYLHFVKIDQETLLIIDSLGIQMTSSYASGKESTTFIEMGDVKDIIINEAIYMLERGRQSDRLPHVPDRDPPGMPTRGRCSAHPGPHSVATRAHSSA
- the PIGH gene encoding phosphatidylinositol N-acetylglucosaminyltransferase subunit H isoform X1 — its product is MEEEMSFSDIYGGRLALQRRCYSPSCREFCLSCPRLSLRSLTAVTCTVWLVAYGLFALCENSMILSAAIFITLFGLLAYLHFVKIDQETLLIIDSLGIQMTSSYASGKESTTFIEMGDVKDIIINEAIYMQKVIYYLCILLNDPLEPHRISQVVPVFQLERGRQSDRLPHVPDRDPPGMPTRGRCSAHPGPHSVATRAHSSA
- the PIGH gene encoding phosphatidylinositol N-acetylglucosaminyltransferase subunit H isoform X3 translates to MEEEMSFSDIYGGRLALQRRCYSPSCREFCLSCPRLSLRSLTAVTCTVWLVAYGLFALCENSMILSAAIFITLFGLLAYLHFVKIDQETLLIIDSLGIQMTSSYASGKESTTFIEMGDVKDIIINEAIYMQKVIYYLCILLNDPLEPHRISQVVPVFQNAKPRLDCLIEVYRSCQEILARQKATSRTP